One segment of Terriglobales bacterium DNA contains the following:
- a CDS encoding CPXCG motif-containing cysteine-rich protein yields the protein MGFQCAGCGQWNETSVDVSMGRRQQYVEDCQVCCKPNVLRVEYDGEEWRIEAELE from the coding sequence GTGGGATTTCAATGCGCGGGCTGTGGCCAATGGAACGAGACCTCGGTCGACGTATCCATGGGCCGGCGCCAGCAGTACGTGGAGGATTGCCAGGTGTGCTGCAAGCCCAACGTGTTGCGCGTGGAATATGACGGCGAGGAATGGAGAATCGAGGCGGAACTGGAATGA